A genomic window from Chrysoperla carnea chromosome 3, inChrCarn1.1, whole genome shotgun sequence includes:
- the LOC123296869 gene encoding protein artemis, with the protein MSTFDGVITEIPDISVDYFKEENYFAKAFFLSHIHSDHTEGLFEEIFVNHLKETNKYVYMSELTKLLLTPKLKPSNSDILWHIKTLSLKYSTLITENDVNVSVSLLPTGHCAGAVMFLFETNSKRILYTGDIRIENEGFMKYRRLHADYDESVVKQIDTLYLDTTFLNPVYDWFPNRAESAKKICDIIQDWLIKDKNNSTFIKLSAVCGSEQLFIAIYEKLKEKIYVHKEYEDVYSKIPEMENVYTFDGNSSRIHASQKFGCCHLCRGNKILQISPTALYWTKDKFVIDKDQQLCISEVGDYSVRVCYSCHSSYSEIKYLLKYLKPKKVVACVDHKHNDFVSTFINNYNKSSNETFDSDKEDSEPLIIEPEDESLDKCSQSSDDSLLPCTPPEKYPKLS; encoded by the coding sequence atgagtacTTTTGATGGTGTAATTACAGAAATCCCGGATATTTCTGTTGActattttaaagaagaaaactATTTTGCAAAAGCTTTTTTCCTATCACATATTCATAGTGATCATACGGAAGGgctatttgaagaaatttttgtaaatcatttaaaagagacgaataaatatgtttatatgtcCGAATTAACTAAACTATTATTAACACCAAAATTAAAACCGTCCAATTCTGATATTTTATGGCACATTAAGACGTTAAGTTTGAAGTATTCAACGTTAATTACCGAAAATGATGTAAATGTTTCTGTTTCGCTTTTACCAACTGGTCATTGTGCTGGAGCAgtgatgtttttatttgaaacaaattcaaAGAGAATTTTATATACGGGAGATATACGGATTGAAAATGAGGGATTCATGAAATACCGAAGATTGCATGCTGATTATGACGAATCGGTTGTAAAACAAATTGATACATTATATCTGGATACCACTTTTTTAAATCCAGTATACGATTGGTTTCCAAATCGAGCAGAATCGGCCAAGAAAATATGTGATATAATTCAAGACTGgttaattaaagataaaaacaattcaacttttataaaattatctgcTGTTTGTGGCTCGGaacaattatttattgcaatttatgaaaagttgaaagaaaaaatttatgttcatAAGGAATACGAAGACGTTTATTCTAAAATACCCGAAATGGAAAATGTTTACACTTTCGATGGAAATTCATCTCGAATACATGCGTCTCAGAAATTTGGATGTTGTCATTTATGCCGaggtaacaaaatattacaaataagtcCAACGGCTTTATATTGGACCAAAGATAAATTCGTTATTGATAAAGACCAACAATTATGTATTTCCGAAGTTGGCGATTATTCAGTACGAGTTTGTTACTCGTGTCACTCTTCATATTCtgaaattaagtatttattgaaatacttgaaaccaaaaaaagttgttGCTTGTGTAGATCACAAACATAATGATTTTGTTTCAacgtttatcaataattataataaaagctcTAACGAAACTTTTGATTCTGATAAGGAGGATTCTGAACCATTAATTATTGAACCCGAGGATGAGAGTTTAGACAAATGTAGTCAAAGTTCAGATGATTCATTGTTACCTTGCACTCCCCCAGAAAAATATCCTAAATTATCTTAA
- the LOC123296868 gene encoding zinc finger protein 616, whose protein sequence is MEEGFNIAWDDGPTVGHLGMCEEVVVQDIDNDGIEVDEGDTEILYMQEDGENDENVVYMHSDEVLVDQTEEIAITEDGGYIECQVAEEVITDDWANPQNDDRVEIVGEFTESRVDGTDDIEIPLPTDQDEYTTSRPYPCDFCSRRFRKKANLMNHMVAHQTDRPHGCNLCGARYIRKCDLMNHLKIHAYVPEPEAYEDEEEDNDINYQLEESDSERPRKRKSNSKKKKSSKVKVKQEVIEEEKYSVPSRSYDYVDEDMRLLTEMANSSARTLEYSSPEYNDILPPENHPISEPRYPITDPRKPFVCQHCGVGFAREKALASHARIHGGDSPFECETCNDMFWDIALLKEHVRNKHGDLALDNYDDDDEDYVEEEERYGDYFCQTCGMTFHRQDLLKRHSRIHVKEEYVNDSEFGHVCNVCGDSFPEALDLLAHAEVHARLDIHRCMLCGESFAQEQAMATHIAQRHGKNMPPNSCMLCGKTCKDRRTLLKHSWEHSREKTFSCSKCTKSFHNKARLRRHMLSHRNKSVTCNVCGEDFPDGRSLMNHRHSHTNMSGRQFPCRECGKTFGSRSSQQIHIRIHTGERPYGCRFCWKAFADGGTLRKHERIHTGEKPYACAVCPRAFNQRVVLREHIRSHHSGPDPKYGTTMTPYCCSVCSDLFSTSQDLIVHLIQHCDLNTAMKRQPQVGPRKYKRRRKLKPHELERLSNRMERDDIDDMLSDSDDNTKRKLGRKNKKPKPQIEENYESVFKSFESAVQTINNLVNSKPSGTRGRKKKVTNNSESPQTSVPSRPKMIHTQKTRVAVEVSSGDGSKVRHKTKTLITRTTPAVVTNTNEKTTPEKNGERNRPRTKNVSYHVLQPEKYPTATFEQYKQETIEDVIPMKTETNIMVKSEPESRRENYMDLEEMFYHMNNDYGESEEQTALGIDGDGNFHVAQNIEVSEEVVPEVENEEVCIEEQVENEEYLEEENTEEITDNYIQYQQKIDTGETSEQMNIEHIPNNMDQIEHGDDYGESVLPDSLAVHQEQQQHFESTIHHQQPTQQNHQINVKMEPLESSSLYELAELSMQHAQNKFKCEMCSATFSDRGQLLLHVPVHI, encoded by the exons ATGGAGGAAGGTTTTAATATAGCTTGGGATGATGGCCCAACCGTTGGCCATTTGGGTATGTGTGAAGAAGTAGTTGTACAAGATATTGATAATGATGGTATCGAAGTTGATGAAGGCGACACAGAGATTTTGTATATGCAAGAGGATGGAGAGAATGatgaaaatgttgtttatatGCATTCAGACGAAGTACTTGTTGATCAAACTGAAGAAATAGCTATCACTGAAGATGGTGGTTATATTGAGTGCCAAGTTGCTGAGGAAGTTATTACTGATGATTGGGCCAATCCTCAGAACGATGATag agtTGAAATTGTGGGAGAATTCACAGAAAGTCGAGTAGACGGTACTGATGACATAGAAATCCCATTACCCACCGATCAAGATGAATATACAACAAGTCGACCGTATCCGTGCGACTTTTGTAGTCGTCGTTTTCGTAAAAAAGCCAATTTAATGAATCACATGGTTGCACATCAAACAGACCGACCACATGGATGTAACCTATGCGGAGCGCGATATATTCGTAAATGTGATTTaatgaatcatttaaaaattcatgCGTACGTACCTGAACCTGAAGCTTACGAAGATGAAGAAGAAGACAATGATATTAATTATCAATTGGAAGAATCTGATAGTGAACGCCCTCGTAAACGAAAGTCAAATTCGAAAAAGAAGAAAAGTAGCAAAGTGAAAGTGAAACAGGAGGTTATCGAGGAAGAAAAATATTCAGTCCCATCTAGATCCTATGATTACGTGGATGAAGACATGAGATTACTTACTGAAATGGCAAATAGTTCAGCGCGTACCCTTGAGTATAGTAGTCCTGAGTATAATGATATATTACCTCCTGAAAATCACCCGATTAGCGAACCTAGGTATCCAATAACTGATCCTAGGAAACCTTTTGTATGCCAACATTGTGGTGTAGGGTTCGCTCGAGAGAAAGCATTAGCTTCTCATGCTCGAATTCATGGAGGTGATAGTCCATTCGAGTGTGAGACCTGCAACGATATGTTTTGGGATATTGCTCTGCTTAAAGAGCATGTTCGAAACAAACATGGTGATTTGGCTTTAGATAATTACGACGATGATGACGAAGATTACGTCGAGGAAGAAGAACGCTATGGTGATTATTTTTGTCAAACTTGTGGTATGACATTTCATCGTCAAGATTTACTTAAACGGCACAGTCGTATTCATGTAAAAGAGGAATATGTAAATGATTCTGAATTTGGACATGTGTGCAATGTATGCGGTGATTCATTCCCAGAGGCCTTAGATTTGTTAGCGCATGCAGAAGTACATGCTAGATTAGATATTCATCGTTGTATGTTATGCGGTGAAAGTTTTGCACAAGAACAGGCTATGGCTACACATATAGCTCAACGTCATGGCAAAAATATGCCACCAAATTCATGTATGCTGTGTGGTAAAACTTGTAAAGATCGCAGAACGTTGTTAAAACATTCTTGGGAGCATTCCAGggagaaaacattttcatgttCGAAATGTACGAAAAGTTTTCATAACAAGGCACGTTTAAGGCGCCATATGTTATCACATCGGAACAAATCTGTTACATGTAATGTATGTGGTGAAGATTTCCCCGATGGCAGAAGTTTAATGAATCATCGACATAGTCATACAAATATGTCAGGGCGACAATTTCCTTGCAGAGAATGTGGGAAAACATTTGGATCACGTAGTTCACAACAAATTCATATTCGAATACATACTGGTGAAAGACCATATGGATGTCGATTTTGTTGGAAAGCTTTTGCTGACGGTGGGACATTGCGTAAACATGAACGGATACATACAGGTGAAAAACCGTATGCGTGTGCAGTATGTCCTAGAGCTTTTAATCAACGAGTGGTACTTCGTGAACATATACGATCACATCATTCGGGCCCTGATCCTAAGTATGGTACAACAATGACTCCATACTGTTGCTCTGTATGCAGTGATCTTTTTTCAACGTCGCAAGATCTAATTGTACATTTAATACAACATTGCGATTTGAATACGGCGATGAAACGCCAACCGCAAGTGGGACCACGTAAATATAAACGTCGTAGAAAATTAAAACCGCACGAATTAGAACGATTATCAAATCGTATGGAACGAGATGATATAGACGATATGTTGTCTGATTCGGATGATAATACTAAACGTAAATTAGGTCGCAAAAATAAGAAACCTAAACCTCAAATTGAAGAGAATTATGAGTCagtatttaaaagttttgagTCTGCTGTAcagacaataaataatttagtaaattcaaaACCAAGTGGAACTAGAGGACGCAAGAAAAAAGTTACCAATAATAGTGAGTCTCCACAGACATCAGTGCCATCTCGACCAAAAATGATTCACACTCAAAAAACTCGAGTAGCTGTTGAAGTAAGTTCAGGTGACGGAAGTAAGGTGCGTCACAAAACTAAAACGCTAATAACACGAACAACTCCGGCGGTTGTCACgaatacaaatgaaaaaactaCACCAGAAAAAAATGGCGAACGAAACCGTCCACGTACTAAAAATGTTAGCTATCATGTACTTCAACCAGAAAAATATCCAACAGCTACCTTCGAACAATATAAACAAGAGACGATCGAAGATGTGATACCAATGAAAACTGAAACAAATATTATGGTGAAATCAGAACCAGAATCTCGGCGTGAAAACTACATGGATCTAGaagaaatgttttatcacatgAATAACGATTATGGTGAGAGTGAAGAACAAACTGCACTTGGTATTGATGGCGATGGTAACTTTCATGTTGCACAAAACATTGAAGTCAGTGAAGAAGTTGTTCCTGAAGTTGAAAACGAAGAAGTATGTATCGAAGAGCAAGTTGAAAATGAGGAATATCTTGAAGAGGAGAATACCGAAGAAATTACCGATAATTACATACAGtaccaacaaaaaattgatacgGGGGAAACATCGGAGCAAATGAATATTGAACATATACCAAACAACATGGATCAAATTGAACATGGTGATGATTATGGGGAATCAGTTTTACCCGATTCCTTAGCGGTCCATcaagaacaacaacaacatttcGAATCAACAATACATCATCAACAGCCCACGCAACAGAATCatcaaattaatgtaaaaatggaACCATTAGAATCGAGTTCACTGTATGAGTTGGCTGAATTATCGATGCAACATGCGCAGAataagtttaaatgtgaaatgtGTAGTGCAACTTTCTCCGATAGAGGACAGTTATTATTACATGTTCCAGTGCATATCTGA